TATTTCGCTTTCGTAAAAGCAAAGTGGCAAATGTAAGCCAAACTAATCACAATGTTCTTTTAGAAATTGTTTGGTTTGTTATACCAACGATTATTGTTGGAATATTAGCCTTTGAAAACGCTAAATTACTGAAGCTACAGGAAGAAATACCGAAAGCTGATATAACACTAAAAGTTATTGGCCATCAATGGTATTGGAGCTACCAATATCCAGAATATCAAGGTGTGTCATTTGATAGTTATATTAAGGGAAAAGAAGACTTTATCGAAGGAGATTTAAAGCTATTCTCTGTTGATAACAACATCATTTTACCCGTTAATACTAACGTTCGTTTACAAGTTACAGCAGGAGATGTGATACACAGTTGGGGAGTACCGGCTTTCGGTGTAAAAATTGATGCGATACCAGGTAGGCTGAATGAGGCGTGGTTTAATATCAAAAAGCCTGGTGTTTATTATGGGCAGTGCTACGAATTGTGTGGTCAAGGCCATGGATTTATGCCAATTGTTGTTGAAGCAGTAAGCAAAGAAGATTTTAATAAGTGGATTGAAAATAGAAAATTAGTGAGTTAAATTTGGAGTATAGATATGAGTGACGCACCAAAGGGCATAAAGCGTTGGTTGTTTTCCACCAACCATAAAGACATAGGGACACTGTACATTATTTTTTCCATATTAGCTGGAATTATTGGTGGATTATTATCGGTGATTATTCGCACTCAGCTAATGCACATTAATATACTTAACAATAACTATCAATTATATAACGTAATGGTTACAGGGCATGCGTTGATAATGGTGTTTTTCATGATAATGCCAGCCCTCATGGGAGGATTTGGTAACTGGTTTGTACCTCTCATGATTGGCGCACCAGATATGGCATTTCCTCGTATGAATAATTTAAGTTTTTGGTTGTTAGTGTCATCTTTTATTTTGCTCATTCTCTCAGTGTTTATTGGTGAAGGTCCAGGTACAGGTTGGACTTTATATCCACCTTTATCACAGGTAATGTCCCATCCAAGTGCAGGAGTTGACCTTGCTATACTTGCACTCCACGTTGCTGGTATGTCGTCAATTGTTGGGGCGATCAACTTTATAGTTACTATATTTAACATGCGCGCAAAAGGAATGTCATTAACTAAGATGCCACTGTTTGTTTGGTCTGTCTTGCTAACAGCATTTATGTTGATTGTTGCCTTACCGGTGCTTGCCGGTGCTATAACTATGCTTCTTACTGATCGCAATATTGGTACTTCCTTTTTTGATCCTGCCGGTGGTGGTGACCCTGTGTTATTTCAACATTTATTTTGGTTTTTTGGTCATCCAGAAGTTTACGTAATTATTTTTCCTGCATTTGGCATCATAAGTCAGGTTGTATCAACTTTTTCTCACAGACCTGTATTTGGTTACATAGGGATGGTTTATGCAATGATAGGTATAGCAGTATTTGGCTTTATGGTTTGGGCTCATCATATGTTCACTGTTGGGCTTAGTGCTGACGCTGCTGCATTTTTTAGCACTACCACAATTTTTATCGGTGTTATAACTGGTGTAAAAGTCTTTAGCTGGATTGCAACTATGTGGGGTGGAGCAATTGAGTTTAAGACCCCTATGCTATTTGCACTAGGTTTTATTTTTATGTTTGTTGGCGGTGGCATAACGGGAATAATTCTTTCTCATGGTGGAATAGATAAGCTCTTGCACGACACCTATTATGTTGTTGCTCACTTCCATTATGTCATGTCACTTGCTGCATTATTTGGAGCTTTTGCTGGCTTTTATTATTGGATTGGTAAAATGTCGGGTAAACAATATAATGAGCGCTTAGGTCAAATCCACTTTTGGCTTACTTTTATTAGCACCAATATCACTTTTTTACCTCAACATTTCTTAGGATTAGCTGGTATGCCAAGGCGTATACCTGATTATCCTGATGCGTTTATCCCTTGGAATTATATATCCTCAATTGGCTCATATATGTCCTTTATTTCAGTTATGTTTTTTGTGTTTATAGTTATACATCTCTTCAAATGGGGCAAGAAAGCTGGAGATAATCCTTGGGAAGGTAACACCTTGGAATGGACGGTATCTTCACCACCGCCTTTTCATACTTTCGAAAAACCACCAGTGATAAAATAGAATGTACACAAGTGTTTTGCTAAATGTTGAATCAACAATACTGGATTTTTGGCGTTTGCTGAAGCCAAGGATAATGTATCTTGTGGTATTTACTGCAGTTGCTGGTATGGTTACTGCACCAGGTGGTATGCACCCTTTTCTAGCACTAATATCTCTTGTATGTGTTGCTCTTGGCTCAGGATCTGCAGGTGCTATAAATATGTGGTATGACAGAGACATAGATCTGCTCATGGAAAGGACAAAAAACCGCCCTATACCCTCAGGCAGAATTCTTGCAGAAAGTGCGCTTGAATTTGGTATAACTCTTGGAATATTGTCAGTATTTATCATGGCAATAGCAGTAAACTATATTTCTGCTGTTTTACTTGCAATCAGCATATTGTTTTACGTTTTCGTATATACGATCTGGCTCAAAAGACGCACTCCGCAGAATATCGTTATCGGTGGTGCAGCAGGTGCTTTCCCTCCAATGATTGGCTGGGCAGCTGTGACTAATTCTGTAAGTTGGGAAAGTTTCATTTTATTTTTAGTAATTTTTATCTGGACTCCACCACACTTTTGGGCCTTATCTTTAAATAAGTCTGAAGACTATGCAAAGGCATCGATTCCAATGTTCAATATTGTTTATGGTCCAAAGAAAACAAGAAGGTATATATTAATTTATAGTGTTTTGCTGGTGCTAACTAGCTTGCTTCCAGCTCTATTCTTGAAGAAGACTCTATTTTACCTAAGTATGGCAATTTTTGCAGGTTGCATCTTTATTTGGTACGCTATATCAATTCTCAGATTCAAGAACCACACTTCACAGAAACAAATGTTTTCTTATTCAATTTCTTATCTATTCTTCCTTTTTGCTAGTATTATTTTTTGTTCTATTGATTTATTTTAATTATGAAAGAACGGCAGAAGCACAAAAACTATTTTTTACTTTTCCTTTTGGTAATGCTCGTTGTCACACTTTTTTTTGTTTCTATAATAAAATTTAAAGGTGCAGCTTAAACTACCTTTAGAAATTGTGCTTTCATAAAAGCAACTATATACTTTATTAATTCATTACAGTTAAAGATGAGCAAAAAGGAAGTGATAATATACACGGATGGAGCGTGTTCTGGTAATCCTGGAGCAGGAGGATGGGCAGCTATCATATTATTTCAAGATTACAGAAAAGACATTTATGGTAGAGAAGAAAATACCACAAACAATAAAATGGAGTTAACAGCGGTGATCAATGGGCTGAAAGTATTGAAATTTTCTTGTAATATTAATTTATATACGGATAGTCTTTATATTAAGTATGGCATAACAGAATGGATAAATAAGTGGAAAATGAATGGCTGGAAAACAAGTAATAAAAAATCAGTAAAAAATATGGAATTGTGGAAAGAGCTAGACAACGTTGCTTTACAACACGAAATTGATTGGAAGTGGGTTAAAGCACACAGTGGCGATAAGTATAATGAGGAGGCTGATAGTTTAGCAAGAAAAGCAATAATCGATGCTTAAAAAAATTACTATATTATTTTCCGTAGCTTTATTGTTCATATTGTGCTTCTTTATTTTTTTAAAGCCTTTAGAAATCAATATTAATTATATTAATTTTTATGTTAAACATAAAATATCAAAAATATTTGTTGGCTCAAGCGTTAATATGGAGAATACCTCAGTTGTTTGGCAGAAAGATGCGTATTTAGTCATTACAGATTTGGCAATAGTAAACCCCAATTTTACTATAAAAGTTCCTGAGCTTTTTGTACATTTTAAGTTAAGTTCCTTATTTAAAGCTAGCACAAATCTCTCTCAGGTTTCAGCTGATAATGTGCATGTATATATCAATCAGAAAGAAGCTGACTTTAAA
The nucleotide sequence above comes from Wolbachia endosymbiont of Oedothorax gibbosus. Encoded proteins:
- the coxB gene encoding cytochrome c oxidase subunit II; its protein translation is MVKLFALLIIFYSNISVASAPTSWQFGFPAPATEVMEAVVRSHSFVMLVMVAIMLFVWALLAYVVFRFRKSKVANVSQTNHNVLLEIVWFVIPTIIVGILAFENAKLLKLQEEIPKADITLKVIGHQWYWSYQYPEYQGVSFDSYIKGKEDFIEGDLKLFSVDNNIILPVNTNVRLQVTAGDVIHSWGVPAFGVKIDAIPGRLNEAWFNIKKPGVYYGQCYELCGQGHGFMPIVVEAVSKEDFNKWIENRKLVS
- the ctaD gene encoding cytochrome c oxidase subunit I; this translates as MSDAPKGIKRWLFSTNHKDIGTLYIIFSILAGIIGGLLSVIIRTQLMHINILNNNYQLYNVMVTGHALIMVFFMIMPALMGGFGNWFVPLMIGAPDMAFPRMNNLSFWLLVSSFILLILSVFIGEGPGTGWTLYPPLSQVMSHPSAGVDLAILALHVAGMSSIVGAINFIVTIFNMRAKGMSLTKMPLFVWSVLLTAFMLIVALPVLAGAITMLLTDRNIGTSFFDPAGGGDPVLFQHLFWFFGHPEVYVIIFPAFGIISQVVSTFSHRPVFGYIGMVYAMIGIAVFGFMVWAHHMFTVGLSADAAAFFSTTTIFIGVITGVKVFSWIATMWGGAIEFKTPMLFALGFIFMFVGGGITGIILSHGGIDKLLHDTYYVVAHFHYVMSLAALFGAFAGFYYWIGKMSGKQYNERLGQIHFWLTFISTNITFLPQHFLGLAGMPRRIPDYPDAFIPWNYISSIGSYMSFISVMFFVFIVIHLFKWGKKAGDNPWEGNTLEWTVSSPPPFHTFEKPPVIK
- a CDS encoding heme o synthase, producing the protein MYTSVLLNVESTILDFWRLLKPRIMYLVVFTAVAGMVTAPGGMHPFLALISLVCVALGSGSAGAINMWYDRDIDLLMERTKNRPIPSGRILAESALEFGITLGILSVFIMAIAVNYISAVLLAISILFYVFVYTIWLKRRTPQNIVIGGAAGAFPPMIGWAAVTNSVSWESFILFLVIFIWTPPHFWALSLNKSEDYAKASIPMFNIVYGPKKTRRYILIYSVLLVLTSLLPALFLKKTLFYLSMAIFAGCIFIWYAISILRFKNHTSQKQMFSYSISYLFFLFASIIFCSIDLF
- the rnhA gene encoding ribonuclease HI encodes the protein MSKKEVIIYTDGACSGNPGAGGWAAIILFQDYRKDIYGREENTTNNKMELTAVINGLKVLKFSCNINLYTDSLYIKYGITEWINKWKMNGWKTSNKKSVKNMELWKELDNVALQHEIDWKWVKAHSGDKYNEEADSLARKAIIDA